The Agrobacterium larrymoorei sequence ATACTGCCGGGTCACGTCAACGCCGGAACCGTTGCGTCTATTGTCTTTGGCAAGCTCACCAATGCCGGGCAAACCTGCGTTGCCCCGGATTACGTCTTCGTCCACGAAACCGAGGTCGAAGCCTTCATCGATGCTTTCGATAAAGCGGTGGCGAGATCCTACCCGGAGGGCGTGGTGAGCCGCGATTACGCGTCGATCATCAGCGACAGGCATTTCTCTCGGTTGAATGGCTTGCTTGAAGATGCGGCCAGCAAGGGTGCGATTGTGCGACCGGTCGGAGGAGAGGCGGGGGCTGGAACGCGTATCCGTGTCCTGCCGCCGACGCTCGTCATCAATCCGAGCGACGACATGGCAGTGATGCAGGAAGAGATCTTCGGGCCGATCTTGCCCGTACTGACCTACCGCGATGTTTCGCAGGTGGTCGCCTACATCAATGAAAAGCCAAGGCCGTTGGCGCTCTATGTCTTCGCAGATGCGCATGGTGATGACTGTAAGACGATCCTGTCACGCACCACGTCCGGCAATGTCGGCATCAATAACACGGTGCTGCATGTGGCGCAGGATGACCTTCCGTTTGGCGGGATAGGGCCGAGCGGCACCGGGGCCTATCACGGCATGGAAGGCTTCCGCCGCATGAGCCATGCCAAGGGCGTGTTTTCAAGAGGACGTTTCAGCGTGCCAAGCCTTCTACGTCCGCCCTTCGGTCGGATGGTCAAGGCCGGGCTTGATTACCTGTTACGATAAGGACGTGCGTTCAGGCGCAGGCGGAAATCGTGTTAATGGGCAGGCAGATGCTGATGTCCAGCCCATCCGGCGACCAGTGATAGGAAATCTCTCCGCGCATGCTGCTGACCGTGCGCTGGATGAGCGTTGAGCCGAAGCCCTTGCTGGTCGGAGGGCCCGAAACTGGCCCGCCCCGCTCGCTCCACATGATCTGCAGCGTCTCGCCTGTGGTGCAGGCAACCACGAGCCGACCGTCTTCGGAGCAAAGCGATCCATATTTCGCCGCGTTGGTGGCGAGTTCATGCAAGACCAGCGCGACACTCGTAATGTGATCAGCCCGAATACGCACGTCGTCAATACCGACGAAGACAACCCGGTCGGTTGCTGCGTCGGTGTAGGGTGCCAGAATATCGCCGATGATCTGACGCAAGGGCACGTCCGGTGCATAGGCCACATGTTCGGCCGAAAACGTCGGCTGCACGAGGTCATGCGCCCGTCCCAGGGCGCGCAGGCGGCCTCGAACCGTGGAGGAAAGCTCCTCGGCGCTCGTTGCCGTTCGCGCCGTCATTGCCAGCATCGAGTCGGCCAGCGCGAAGACGTTTTTCACCCGGTGGTTCAACTCTCGCAGAAGAAGCATACGCTGCTCCTCTGCCCGATCGCGTGCCTCCTCGTTTTGCGAACGCTCGATGGCAATAGCCACCGTCCGTGAGATCATGCCGATGACCTCTAAATCTCGCTCCGAAGGCTTGCGGGGCTCACGGTAGTAATTGGCGAAGGTGCCAAGAATGCGCCCATCGGCAGCTCGTATGGGCATCGACCAGCAGGCGCGGAGATCGTGGGCGAGGGCCAATTTGCGGAAATTCGCCCAAAGCGGATCGGCGGCGATATCGCTGACGATGACCGGGGTGCCGGTATGGGCCGAAGTGCCGCAAGACCCGATACCAGGGCCAACGGAAATGCCCTCGATTGCGTCGTTGTAATCGCAGGGCAGGCTCGGCGCCGCCCCCTGGGTCAGACGCTTGCCATCTTCCGTGGTGAGCAGAACGGATGCCAGCAACTCGCCGCCTGCAGGCTTTTCCACCAGAAGCACGATATCACGCAACACCTGTTTCAGCGGGCCGCCTACCGCCACACGTGCCAGAATGTCTCGTTCTGCAGTAAGGAGGTCCGACGTTACCGACACTGTATTGATCAACGCACCAGTCCACCACAAAAAGAAAGCCATGTGTCTTCGACAACGGCAATAGTAGGAAGATATAGGGAGGCAAGTATTAAATGTCTAATGAATAAAATACTTGATGAATACAACCTAGTTTGAAGTGTTGGGTAGGATATTGTGTTTTGTCGAACCTATTATTTTAGGGTTCGCGAACTAAGCCCTGGCCTAGCTGCACCTGCTTAGCCCTGTTTTGGAGATGATCGTGCTCTTGATTTTCCGGCAAATTGGGAGGAAGGATTTGCCGCGGCATTCGCCGGCTCTTCATCATTCACATTTTTTTGCACCGCAACATCGAACTGCCCGGATTGGTTCATAATTTCGCGCGCAGTGATTGTCAGTTCAGGGACGGACCAGCATGGGTATTGGTTGGATAGAAGCCGCGATCCTCGGCTTTATTCAAGGGCTTACGGAATTTTTGCCAATTTCTTCCAGCGCACATTTGAGAATCGCGGGCGAGTTTTTGGGTACCGGTGAAGACCCGGGTGCGGCGTTTACCGCCATCATCCAGATTGGCACGGAACTGGCCGTGCTCGTCTATTTCTGGTCCGATATCATGCGGATCGCCTTTGCCTGGCTTCGTCATCATTTGCGGCTTGGCGGGCAATATGACCCGGCCGATGTTCGCCTCGGCTGGATGATCATCGTCGGTTCGGTGCCCATCGTGCTGCTCGGCCTTCTGTTCAAGGACGCTATCGAGCATTCGCTGCGCAACCTTTACATCACCGCGGTCATGCTGATTGTTTTCGGTATCATTCTGGGCTTTGCGGATCGCATCGGCAAAAAGAAGTATCCGATCAAGAAGCTGATCTGGCGTGACGCCATTATCTTCGGCTTTGCCCAGGCAATGGCGCTGATCCCCGGCGTGTCCCGCTCCGGCGGCACGATCACCGCTGGCTTGCTGCTGGGTTACACGCGTGAAGCCGCTGCCCGTTACTCCTTCCTTCTGGCGGTACCAGCCGTCTTTGGTTCGGGCTTCTATCAACTCTTCAAGAGCATCGGACAGGAAAACCCGGTCGGCTGGGGCCAGACGGCTTTGGCGACGCTGATATCCTTCATTGTCGGATATGCCGTCATCGTCGTCTTCCTCAAGCTGGTCTCGACGAAGAGCTACATGCCGTTCGTCTGGTATCGCATCGTTATTGGTGTTGTGCTGCTTGGCTTGCTCTTCAGCGGTGTCATCAATCCGATCTGACGCCTCCGGCGAGATATCAGCCCCTAGTCTTACCCGGTGCGGCCTTCCGTGCCGGGTTAATTTTATGTCTTTCGTCTGGCGTAGAATGATTTTCCTTTCGATAAAGTGCGAGAGCGTTTATCTCCGCGGCAACATCACCTCCGCTCAGGATGGTGTGACGCCTTTCTAGACTGTCAGGAAGAATGAATGACCGCAGACGTTCCTTGCGCCCTTGCTGTGGAGGACATCCATAAGAGCTTCGGCGATCACGAGGTTCTGAAGGGCATTTCGCTGACGGCGAAGAAGGGCGATGTCATCTCCATTATCGGTTCTTCCGGCTCGGGAAAGAGCACCTTTCTGAGATGCATCAACTTCCTGGAAATACCGGACAGCGGCCGGGTAAGCGTCAATGGTGAAGAGGTGGCGGTCAAGCGCGGGCGCGACGGCAAGTCCGTCCCGCAAAGCTGGCGTCAGGTAGAGCGCCTGCGCACCGGGCTTGGCATGGTGTTCCAAAGCTTCAATCTCTGGGCTCATCGCACGGTTCTGGAAAATGTCATCGAAGCGCCCGTGCATGTCATGGGCGTCAGGCGCGCGGAAGCAGTCGAAAAGGCAGAGGCCCTGCTGCACAAAGTCGGCCTCTATGAGAAGAAGGATGCCTATCCGGCGTTCCTCTCCGGCGGGCAGCAGCAGCGTGCCGCCATTGCTCGTGCGCTCTGCGTCGAGCCTGCCGTGATGTTGTTCGACGAGCCGACTTCGGCGCTCGATCCGGAACTGGTCGGCGAGGTCCTGAAGGTGATCCGTGATCTGGCGGAAGAGGGGCGCACCATGCTGCTCGTGACCCACGAAATGCGCTTTGCCCGCGATGTGTCGAGCCACGTCATGTTCCTGCATCAAGGCCGTGTGGAGGAGGAGGGCTCTCCGCAGCAGGTCTTCAACAATCCCAGCAGCGCACGGACCCGGGAATTTACCGGCGCGCTCGCCAACTGAACAGTCTCATAGGAGTTTGATATGAAGTTTGTTGCATCTCTGCTGGCCGGTACGGCCTTCGCATTGTCGGCTTTCACTGCCAGCGCTGAAGTTCGCTTCGGTGTGATGAATGAGAGCTACCCACCCTTTTTCGCCCAGGATGCCAGCGGCAAGTGGCAGGGCTGGGAAATCGATCTCATGGATGCCGTCTGCTCGGAAATGAAGGAGAAATGCTCCGTCGTCGCTCTGTCCTGGGATGGTTTGATTCCGGCGCTTGAAAGCAAGAAGTTCGACGTCATCTGGTCGTCCATGTCCAACACGGCGGAACGTCAGAAGGTCATCGATTTCACCAACAAGTACTACAATACGCCAAGCAAGCTGATCGGCGCGAAAGACGGCAAGCCCGGCGCCACGGCAGATGACGTGAAGGGCAAGACGATCGGTATTCAGGTTTCCACCATCCAGTCCGCTTACTATGCCAAGTACTTCAAGGATGTCGCCGACGAGAAGACCTATCAGACACTGGACGAAGCCTTTCAGGATCTGGCCGCTGGCCGCATCGACTACGTCTTCGGCGACTCGCTGGTGCTTGACGACTTCCTGAAGACGGAAACCGGTAAAGATTGCTGCGCCGACGCTGGCAATGTTGCCGATGATCCCGAAATCCTCGGTCTCGGCGTCTCGGGAGGTGTGCGCAAGGACGATCAGGAACTGAAGCAGAAGCTGAATGCTGCGCTCGCTGCCGTCCGCGCCAGCGGCAAATATGACGAGATCACCAAGAAATACTTCAGCTTCGATATCTACGGCGCGAAGTAAGTCTGGCTCTCCTCGCAGATGGCAGCTCCAGACAGCATCATCCAGCTCTTGTCTCCCTATCCTCCGGGATGGGGCGGCACGTTGCTGTCCGGGGCGGCCGCGACACTTGCCATTTCTGCCGGCGCCTATCTGATCGGTATCGTGATCGGCATGGCGGGGGCACTCGGCAAGCTTTCTGACAATCGGGCGCTCGGCGTCATCCTCAATCTTTACACGACGTTGATCCGTTCCGTGCCGGAACTCATCCTCATCGTCGGCCTCTATTACGCCGGGACGGACGGCCTGAACCGACTGTTGCAGATGGCGGGCCTGCCGCCGCTGGAAGTCAATGGCTTCGTCGCCGCAGTCGCGGTACTCGGCTTCGTGCAGGGCGCCTACATGACGGAAGTGCTGCGTGGCGCGATCCTGTCGATCCCGAATGGGCAGATCGAAGCCGCGAAAGCCTTCGGCATGTCGCCGTTCTTGCGCTTTCGCCGTGTTGTCCTTCCCGCTCTCCTGCCCAACGCTTTGCCCGGCCTATCCAACCTCTGGCTATCCGTGACGAAGGACAGCGCCTTGGTGGCTGTCGTCGGCTATCAGGAACTGGCGCTTGCCACCCGTCTCGCCGGGGCCAGCACCAAGCATTACTTCCTGTTCTTCATGGCCGCCGCGCTGATCTATCTGGCGATCACGCTTGTCTCCAACTTTCTCTTCCGGCTGATCGAACGGCACGTGCGCCGTGGTCAGCCGTCGCTTGCGTGAGGTGGAGCCATGACTTTTTCCTGGATCGAAAAATACTGGCCGCTTCTCCTCAGTGGAGCATGGCAGACCATCGCCCTGCTGGTCATTTCCGTCAGCCTCGGCTTCATTCTGGCCATTGGTCTTGCCTTTGCCCAAGTCAGCGGTGGAAGGATCACAAGGCTTCTGGCGAGAGGCTACTGCACCTTCTTTCGTGGGACGCCCCTGCTGATCCAGCTCTGGCTTCTCTATTACGGCGTCGGCTCCTTCTTGCCGATGATCCCCGGCCTGCGGCAGAGCTTTCTCTGGCCGATCCTCAGAGAAGGCTTCTTCTTTGCCGCCGTCAGCTTCACGCTGAACTACGCCGCTTACGAGGCGGAAGTTCTGCGCGGCGCGCTGCTCGGAGTGCCCAAAGGCGAGCTTGAGGCGGCGCGGGCTTTTGGCATGAGCCCGTTCAAACTTGCCCGCCGTATCTGGCTGCCGCGCGCCATTCGCAATGCGCTCCCGACGATTGCCGGCGAAGTGGTGATGCAGCTGAAAGCCACGCCGCTGGCCTTCACGGTTACGGTGATGGACCTCTATGCAGTGGCCTATAAGGTCCGTCAGGACACGCTTCTGGTCTATGAGCCGCTTCTGGTCGTGACCGTTTTCTATCTTATTCTCACAGCCATCATTGCCCGCTGCTTCGGCATCATCGAAGCGCAGGTGCCAGTACGACGCTGAGCGGGCAACGCCTGTTCGGTGTGGTGAATAAAAGGAGTTTCTTCATGGGCGATATTCGCATTCTCGACGGCGGCATGAGCCGCGAATTGCAACGGCTGGGTGCCGAACTGAAACAACCGGAATGGTCCGCACTTGCCCTGATCGACGCGCCGGACATCGTCCGTCAGGTCCATGCCGAATTCATCGAGGCCGGTGCCGATGTCGTCACCACCAACTCCTACGCCCTTGTGCCCTTCCACATCGGCGAAGAGCGTTTTCGCAAAGAGGGCGCGTCGCTGATCACACTTTCCGGACGTCTGGCGCGTGAAGCAGCAGATGCGTCTGGCCGCAAGGTCACGGTGGCCGGATCGCTGCCGCCGATTTTTGGCTCTTACGAGCCACAGAATTTCGATGGGTCGCGCGTCCAGGATTATCTTGGTGTGCTCGTCGAAAATCTCGAACCCTTCGTTGACGTCTGGCTTGGTGAAACACTGAGCCTGATCGCCGAGGGCGAGGCTGTCCGTCAGGCGATCGCAGAGACCGGTAAGCCCTTCTGGATTTCCTTCACGCTAGATGACGACCCGGCACAAGTGAACGGCGCGGAGCCGAAGCTGTGCTCTGGCGAAACCGTGCGTGCCGCTGCCGAATGGGCAGCCGGTTCGGGTGCTGCGGCCTTGCTGTTCAACTGCAGCAAGCCAGAGGTGATGAAAGCCGCCGTCGAGACGGCTGCCAACACATTCCAGGAAAAGGGTGTGGCGCTGGAGATCGGCGTCTATGCAAATGCCTTCGAAGGCGAGCAGGGTGACTCAGCGGCCAATGAGGGTCTGCATGGCACGCGCGACGATCTGACCGACGATGTCTACTCGCGCTTTGCCTGCACATGGGCGGATGCTGGCGCGACACTGATCGGCGGATGCTGCGGCATAGGCGCGGCCCATATTCACACCGTCGCTGGGGCTCTCCGCGCACGATAAACTGCGGTGGTGTCTACCGTGTCTCGATCGAAAACACGTCGAGACCGGTGACATCCTCTTCAAGCAGGGTAAAGCCCTGTTTCAGATAGTACGGCCGCTTGTCGGCTGTGGCGCAGAGATAGCAGGTGCCATGGCCAAGTGTCGCAATGTGTTGGCGGGCCTCTTTGATTAAGGCAGCAGCGACGCCCTGATTGCGATAATCGGGGTCGACCCAGAGCGCTGCAATCCATGGGCTATAGTGCGGCCGTGCCTCGAGATCGTTGTCGATGACGAGCACGGAGCCGATGTAGGTCTCGCCTTCATGCGCCACGAGCGCAAAAGGGATGATATCCTGTCCCAACATCGGATCAAGGTGTGCCCGATAATCTTCGAGCGGCACGCCGCTTTCCGTCCACCAGGCGTTCCAGCCGCGATGGGCGATCGTATCGGCAAAGCATTGCCGGTGCCGAAGGTTGGATATCTGCATGTGACGTCTCATCTTCCTGAATCAGAAACCGAGAGCCAGTCTACAAGCACTTGAAAAGCCAGTACAATGATTTAGCCCGGCCGACATAAGACGGCCGGGCTGATAGCGCGCTTACAGCAATGTTCCCCCAAGGATGACGAGCGCGACGGAGAAGTAAATCACCAGACCGCTGACATCCACCAGCGTCGCGACAAACGGAGCCGAAGCGCTAGCCGGGTCCAAACGCAGCCGCTGCAGCAGGAAAGGCAGCATCGAGCCACAGATAGAGCCGAAAGTGACGATGCCGACCAGCGCTGCAAAGACGGTGAAGCCGACCAGCAGCCAGTGTTCGCCGTAGTCATAGAAGCCTGCCTGCTGCCAGACGGTCAGCCGCAGGAAGCCGATGGCACCAAGGATCGCGCCAAGGGCCAGGCCGCTTGGCAGTTCACGCAGCAGCACCCGCCACCAGTCGGAGAGCTTCAACTCGCCGAGCGCCAGAGCACGAATGATCAGGGACGTGGCCTGTGAGCCCGAATTGCCGCCCGATGACATGATCAGTGGAATGAAAAGCGTCAGGACGACGGCCTTTTCCAATTCTCCTTCGAAGTGCTGCATGGCGCTCGCCGTCAGCATTTCGCCGAGAAAGAGGGCGGAAAGCCAGCCGGCGCGTTTGCGGATCATGTCCAAGAAGCCCATGGACATGTAGGGCTTGCCGAGCGCTTCCATGCCGCCGAACTTGTGTGCATCTTCGGTGGTATCGGCAATCATCGTGTCGATCACGTCATCGACGGTGACGATGCCCAGAATGCGGGCATGCTCATCCACGACTGGAATGGCCAGCAGATCGTGCTTGCGGATGAGACGAGCGACGTCTTCCTGCGACATTTGAGGATCGGCGTAAACGACGCTTTCTTGCGATGCGGCGGACAGGATCGATGCTTGCGGATCCGCGGTCACGAGGCGGCGCAACGTAACGACCTTGCTCAAGGTGCCATCCTCGGCCAGCACATAGATGGCATAGACCGTTTCACGCGAACGCTCGACGACGCGAATGTGCGAAAGGGTCTGTTCCACCGTCCAGCTGTCCGGCACGCTGACGAACTCTGTCGTCATGATGGAGCCAGCGGTGCGCGGCGGATAGGTCATCAGATGCTGGATGGCAGCGGCCGTTGCCCGGTCCAGGCGCGAAAAGAGCTTGTTGCGATGGGCCTCATCCATTTCGGCCATGACGTCCGCCACGCGGTCGTCTGACATGAGATTGACGAAGCGAGTGGCCTGTTCCAGAGGAATGGCGGCAATGATATCGGCAGCGTGGTGCAACTCCGGACGGTCCAGAATGGCAACGGCCTTTGGCTGCGGCATTTTCAGCAGAGCGTCGACGGCCTCGTTGACGTCGAGTGCGTTCAGCTGCTCGACACGTTCTGCAATGGTGGAAAGACCTGCATCACCGCTGCGGAAAAGACGTGCGGCCTTGCTGGCTCTCTGGGAGAGGGTGTGAAAGTTCATGATTGCTCACCTTCGAGTCGATCCGCCGATCGCGGCGGTCCGTGGTGAGCCGACAGGAGTCAGATCAGAGCACGTCTCGCCGGTCTCGGCAAAGGCAATCGACTACTACTGTCGCTAGACATCAAACGATGCTCCGTGGATATCCGTGCCAAAAGGTCGTTGAACCCCTGCACGTGGCGTGTGTGGTGCGCCTGAACTGCGTCATAGTCAAGCGGTCCGAAGATGAAATTTTGGCAAGGTTGATTGACGCGCAAAGCAGAACAGATTTTCTCCTGACATCAGGAGCCTACGCTTCCAACGAAAGACGCCGATGGCTGCCATTTTTCGATCGGAAATCACGCCAGATATCGCGACGTCTTGCTTGGCTTATCGTGCCTCAATCAACATAGAAAGCGGCGGCTAATATATGTTGTTTCGACAGCGAGATACGGCTCCGCTCCCGTCCGGTTTAAGCGTTGGTTAACCATAACGGCGATAGGGTGGTCGACAACGTTGGCATGATGCCCCGTGACGATTGTCGGTATGTTTATGGTTCGCCGCCCGCTCTTCACAGCACACAGATTTTTAGCTTTGCTTGCCGCAACTGCGCCCATCGCTCTGGTGGCGACGGTATCGGCTGCGCAATCGGTCTGGACTGGTGCGGGGGATAATGCGTTCGAGAATGACGCAAACTGGACGCCGCGCGCGCCTGCCGCAACCGATAGTGCCACCGTCGATACCGGTTCGCCGCAAGTGTCGACCGGCGAGAGGATCGATCGGTTGGACGTTGGCGGGGGCAACGTCACGGTCACCGACACCGGCGACTTGACCGTCACCAACGGAACGACGATGACGTCGGGGAGCATCACCATCAATTCCGGCGGCCTTTTGACATCGGATGTCGATCTGACCGGCGGCAGCCTTGCTATCGATGGTACGCTTGATGGCAGGCTTTCGCTGCAAAATGGCAG is a genomic window containing:
- a CDS encoding ABC transporter permease gives rise to the protein MAAPDSIIQLLSPYPPGWGGTLLSGAAATLAISAGAYLIGIVIGMAGALGKLSDNRALGVILNLYTTLIRSVPELILIVGLYYAGTDGLNRLLQMAGLPPLEVNGFVAAVAVLGFVQGAYMTEVLRGAILSIPNGQIEAAKAFGMSPFLRFRRVVLPALLPNALPGLSNLWLSVTKDSALVAVVGYQELALATRLAGASTKHYFLFFMAAALIYLAITLVSNFLFRLIERHVRRGQPSLA
- a CDS encoding sensor histidine kinase → MAFFLWWTGALINTVSVTSDLLTAERDILARVAVGGPLKQVLRDIVLLVEKPAGGELLASVLLTTEDGKRLTQGAAPSLPCDYNDAIEGISVGPGIGSCGTSAHTGTPVIVSDIAADPLWANFRKLALAHDLRACWSMPIRAADGRILGTFANYYREPRKPSERDLEVIGMISRTVAIAIERSQNEEARDRAEEQRMLLLRELNHRVKNVFALADSMLAMTARTATSAEELSSTVRGRLRALGRAHDLVQPTFSAEHVAYAPDVPLRQIIGDILAPYTDAATDRVVFVGIDDVRIRADHITSVALVLHELATNAAKYGSLCSEDGRLVVACTTGETLQIMWSERGGPVSGPPTSKGFGSTLIQRTVSSMRGEISYHWSPDGLDISICLPINTISACA
- a CDS encoding coniferyl aldehyde dehydrogenase codes for the protein MSTAADFLGRQRHAFLHDGPPSLEQRRADLKALRKVVTSYRSKIEQAVDTDFGGRSPNETALLDIVGVIQAIDYLDRNLKRFMKPEPRHVGALSQCGRAWVEYQPLGVIGILSPWNYPFLLAMVPLATALAAGNRAMLKPSELAPETSALMKAMLAEAFPEDKVAVVLGDAGVGAEFSGLPFDHLFFTGSTQVGRLVMKAASEHLVPVTLELGGKSPTIILPGHVNAGTVASIVFGKLTNAGQTCVAPDYVFVHETEVEAFIDAFDKAVARSYPEGVVSRDYASIISDRHFSRLNGLLEDAASKGAIVRPVGGEAGAGTRIRVLPPTLVINPSDDMAVMQEEIFGPILPVLTYRDVSQVVAYINEKPRPLALYVFADAHGDDCKTILSRTTSGNVGINNTVLHVAQDDLPFGGIGPSGTGAYHGMEGFRRMSHAKGVFSRGRFSVPSLLRPPFGRMVKAGLDYLLR
- a CDS encoding undecaprenyl-diphosphate phosphatase, coding for MGIGWIEAAILGFIQGLTEFLPISSSAHLRIAGEFLGTGEDPGAAFTAIIQIGTELAVLVYFWSDIMRIAFAWLRHHLRLGGQYDPADVRLGWMIIVGSVPIVLLGLLFKDAIEHSLRNLYITAVMLIVFGIILGFADRIGKKKYPIKKLIWRDAIIFGFAQAMALIPGVSRSGGTITAGLLLGYTREAAARYSFLLAVPAVFGSGFYQLFKSIGQENPVGWGQTALATLISFIVGYAVIVVFLKLVSTKSYMPFVWYRIVIGVVLLGLLFSGVINPI
- a CDS encoding ABC transporter ATP-binding protein produces the protein MTADVPCALAVEDIHKSFGDHEVLKGISLTAKKGDVISIIGSSGSGKSTFLRCINFLEIPDSGRVSVNGEEVAVKRGRDGKSVPQSWRQVERLRTGLGMVFQSFNLWAHRTVLENVIEAPVHVMGVRRAEAVEKAEALLHKVGLYEKKDAYPAFLSGGQQQRAAIARALCVEPAVMLFDEPTSALDPELVGEVLKVIRDLAEEGRTMLLVTHEMRFARDVSSHVMFLHQGRVEEEGSPQQVFNNPSSARTREFTGALAN
- a CDS encoding homocysteine S-methyltransferase family protein, whose product is MGDIRILDGGMSRELQRLGAELKQPEWSALALIDAPDIVRQVHAEFIEAGADVVTTNSYALVPFHIGEERFRKEGASLITLSGRLAREAADASGRKVTVAGSLPPIFGSYEPQNFDGSRVQDYLGVLVENLEPFVDVWLGETLSLIAEGEAVRQAIAETGKPFWISFTLDDDPAQVNGAEPKLCSGETVRAAAEWAAGSGAAALLFNCSKPEVMKAAVETAANTFQEKGVALEIGVYANAFEGEQGDSAANEGLHGTRDDLTDDVYSRFACTWADAGATLIGGCCGIGAAHIHTVAGALRAR
- a CDS encoding ABC transporter permease, with product MTFSWIEKYWPLLLSGAWQTIALLVISVSLGFILAIGLAFAQVSGGRITRLLARGYCTFFRGTPLLIQLWLLYYGVGSFLPMIPGLRQSFLWPILREGFFFAAVSFTLNYAAYEAEVLRGALLGVPKGELEAARAFGMSPFKLARRIWLPRAIRNALPTIAGEVVMQLKATPLAFTVTVMDLYAVAYKVRQDTLLVYEPLLVVTVFYLILTAIIARCFGIIEAQVPVRR
- the mgtE gene encoding magnesium transporter, whose protein sequence is MNFHTLSQRASKAARLFRSGDAGLSTIAERVEQLNALDVNEAVDALLKMPQPKAVAILDRPELHHAADIIAAIPLEQATRFVNLMSDDRVADVMAEMDEAHRNKLFSRLDRATAAAIQHLMTYPPRTAGSIMTTEFVSVPDSWTVEQTLSHIRVVERSRETVYAIYVLAEDGTLSKVVTLRRLVTADPQASILSAASQESVVYADPQMSQEDVARLIRKHDLLAIPVVDEHARILGIVTVDDVIDTMIADTTEDAHKFGGMEALGKPYMSMGFLDMIRKRAGWLSALFLGEMLTASAMQHFEGELEKAVVLTLFIPLIMSSGGNSGSQATSLIIRALALGELKLSDWWRVLLRELPSGLALGAILGAIGFLRLTVWQQAGFYDYGEHWLLVGFTVFAALVGIVTFGSICGSMLPFLLQRLRLDPASASAPFVATLVDVSGLVIYFSVALVILGGTLL
- a CDS encoding GNAT family N-acetyltransferase — its product is MQISNLRHRQCFADTIAHRGWNAWWTESGVPLEDYRAHLDPMLGQDIIPFALVAHEGETYIGSVLVIDNDLEARPHYSPWIAALWVDPDYRNQGVAAALIKEARQHIATLGHGTCYLCATADKRPYYLKQGFTLLEEDVTGLDVFSIETR
- a CDS encoding transporter substrate-binding domain-containing protein, which codes for MKFVASLLAGTAFALSAFTASAEVRFGVMNESYPPFFAQDASGKWQGWEIDLMDAVCSEMKEKCSVVALSWDGLIPALESKKFDVIWSSMSNTAERQKVIDFTNKYYNTPSKLIGAKDGKPGATADDVKGKTIGIQVSTIQSAYYAKYFKDVADEKTYQTLDEAFQDLAAGRIDYVFGDSLVLDDFLKTETGKDCCADAGNVADDPEILGLGVSGGVRKDDQELKQKLNAALAAVRASGKYDEITKKYFSFDIYGAK